One genomic region from Xenopus laevis strain J_2021 chromosome 2L, Xenopus_laevis_v10.1, whole genome shotgun sequence encodes:
- the ggact.L gene encoding gamma-glutamylaminecyclotransferase yields the protein MTCYKHGKAVFKGMGKTVEKYPLVIAEEANIPFLLNIPGTGRRIIGEIYSVDEQLLHFLDDFEGCPNWYQRTPQEIEILEWEGTDDSPDERPAANSIITCFVYSTTCYQPEWLQLPYHKCYDAFGNHGLRYIRHRDII from the coding sequence ATGACATGCTACAAACACGGAAAAGCAGTTTTTAAAGGAATGGGCAAAACAGTAGAGAAATATCCACTGGTGATTGCGGAGGAGGCCAACATCCCATTCTTACTGAACATTCCAGGAACAGGGAGACGTATTATAGGAGAGATCTACTCTGTCGATGAGCAGCTGCTGCACTTCCTCGATGACTTTGAAGGCTGCCCAAACTGGTACCAACGGACTCCTCAGGAGATTGAAATATTGGAGTGGGAAGGTACAGACGATTCCCCGGATGAGAGACCCGCTGCTAACAGCATCATCACCTGCTTCGTCTACAGCACAACCTGCTACCAGCCAGAGTGGCTTCAGTTGCCCTATCATAAATGCTACGATGCCTTTGGGAACCATGGTCTACGTTATATCAGGCACCGGGATATAATCTAA